The following are encoded in a window of Fusarium oxysporum f. sp. lycopersici 4287 chromosome 5, whole genome shotgun sequence genomic DNA:
- a CDS encoding E3 ubiquitin-protein ligase BRE1 (At least one base has a quality score < 10): MPLTTTPSASPRPSTVSKMEDRKRPAISSADDIAPPSKRVAVNGSKAKDDSSDMKEESWIEAYTKGAIYRQMQEYSRKASTYESRLEELHKRSVHHDDHLRLIDAWWRQVLEEMELLSDSEITSTTPSDPPYLSGVTFKDLHEFQKHLSDKGKTIKSRAEALLGRLASSRGKIDPDAAALENKVASLLATQKEYLFKLDRLKSEKDQLSEQLNAATLRYFKAEKKLDRAKSFQVQKLEQQAFANATRPSASGDGSAEAGETNGNAGELLLKYEEATAAATKQKEQLDVILAEIKTLQDENSTLKAKRETLTDEDFIRTDVFKQFKNQNEDLIKRINTLEATNKQLREEAEKLQAERSMFRTQLEADANQVTQELEAEIISRDQDLARVRSARDELLAETTQHKARLEQDRASIDQVKALASAKEDRITALEAKLSRLQPNEDQQAIRPDIEALTIDELRLHYTKLERDFNSINTEFPAMEKAYKKIIQIAQKKAMDTSAAEERMAILIAEKSKADQKYFAARKDADTRNNEIRSLRHQNSKSSEIIAQLKDLESQNRTLLGNLDKQLTDLKQANAALMTENKKMETASLDALRRTESLNKQVADLTNLVKSKDAASAVVRERNTMQETEVEKMKVRLEHTQKDRDNWKNKALSNASEEEEMLRTFALCTICRINFKNTALKTCGHLFCNQCVDDRISNRMRKCPTCSRAFDKMDVMPVHH; the protein is encoded by the exons ATGCCTCTTACAACCACGCCCTCTGCCTCCCCTCGCCCATCCACAGTCTCAAAGATGGAGGATAGGAAACGGCCTGCCATCAGCAGTGCCGATGATATAGCCCCTCCGAGCAAGCGAGTTGCCGTCAATGGCTCCAAGGCTAAAGATGACTCTTCCGACATGAAGGAGGAGAGTTGGATCGAG GCCTACACAAAGGGCGCCATCTACCGGCAGATGCAAGAATATAGTCGAAAGGCTTCTACGTACGAGTCACGCCTCGAGGAACTTCACAAAAGATCTGTCCATCATGACGACCACTTGAGACTTATCGATGCTTGGTGGCGACAG GTGCTTGAGGAAATGGAGCTTCTTTCAGACTCGGAGATCACTTCTACAACACCATCCG ATCCTCCTTATCTGAGTGGCGTGACTTTCAAGGATCTTCATGAATTCCAGAAACATCTATCCGACAAAGGCAAGACGATCAAATCCAGAGCTGAAGCACTCCTCGGACGATTGGCCTCTTCGCGAGGCAAGATTGACCCCGACGCTGCTGCGCTGGAGAATAAGGTTGCAAGTCTGCTGGCAACACAAAAGGAATACTTGTTCAAACTGGACCGTTTGAAGAGTGAAAAGGACCAGCTGTCTGAACAACTGAATGCTGCGACTTTGCGATATTTCAAAGCGGAGAAGAAACTAGACCGCGCCAAAAGCTTTCAGGTGCAGAAGCTAGAACAACAAGCATTTGCTAATGCCACTCGCCCTTCTGCATCTGGCGATGGGAGTGCTGAGGCCGGCGAAACAAATGGCAATGCGGGTGAACTGTTGCTCAAGTATGAAGAGGCAACTGCAGCTGCTACCAAGCAAAAGGAACAACTCGACGTCATCCTGGCTGAAATCAAGACCCTTCAGGACGAGAACTCGACTCTTAAAGCGAAGAGGGAGACCTTAACCGATGAAGACTTCATTCGGACCGACGTTTTCAAACAATTCAAAAACCAGAACGAGGATCTCATCAAACGTATAAACACCCTTGAAGCTACAAACAAACAGCTGCGAGAAGAAGCCGAAAAACTACAAGCAGAGCGGTCGATGTTCAGAACTCAGCTTGAAGCAGACGCAAATCAGGTGACACAGGAActtgaagctgagatcatTTCCAGAGATCAAGATCTTGCCCGAGTGCGATCGGCGCGCGATGAATTGCTGGCCGAAACTACGCAACACAAGGCAAGATTAGAACAGGACCGGGCATCAATCGATCAAGTCAAGGCTCTGGCGTCTGCCAAAGAGGATAGAATTACGGCTTTGGAAGCAAAACTTTCACGCCTTCAACCGAACGAGGACCAGCAAGCTATTCGCCCGGATATCGAGGCATTGACAATTGATGAGCTTCGTCTGCACTACACAAAATTGGAACGGGATTTCAACTCTATCAACACTGAATTCCCGGCTATGGAAAAGGCATACAAGAAAATAATTCAAATTGCTCAAAAGAAAGCGATGGATACCAGTGCTGCAGAGGAACGCATGGCAATACTAATTGCAGAGAAGAGTAAAGCTGACCAGAAATACTTTGCCGCGCGAAAGGACGCAGATACACGCAACAACGAGATTCGATCATTGCGGCACCAGAACAGCAAGAGTTCGGAAATCATCGCCCAGCTAAAGGACCTCGAATCGCAGAACCGTACCCTACTGGGTAATTTGGATAAACAGTTAACCGATTTGAAACAAGCAAATGCCGCCCTGATGAcggagaacaagaagatggaaaCAGCAAGCCTCGATGCTCTCCGCCGTACTGAATCTCTGAACAAGCAAGTTGCTGACCTGACAAACCTGGTCAAATCTAAAGATGCGGCTTCTGCTGTGGTTCGTGAGCGCAACACGATGCAAGAGACTGAggtggagaagatgaaggtaCGCCTCGAGCATACACAGAAAGATCGCGACAATTGGAAGAATAAGGCATTGAGCAATGcgtctgaagaagaagaaatgtTACGG ACGTTCGCTCTATGCACTATTTGTCGTATCAATTTCAAGAATACGGCGTTGAAGACGTGTGGCCATTTATTCTGCAACCAATGTGTGGATGATCGCATCAGCAATCGCATGCGGAAATGTCCTACATGTTCCCGAGCATTTGACAAGATGGACGTTATGCCCGTCCATCATTGA
- a CDS encoding E3 ubiquitin-protein ligase BRE1, translated as MPLTTTPSASPRPSTVSKMEDRKRPAISSADDIAPPSKRVAVNGSKAKDDSSDMKEESWIEAYTKGAIYRQMQEYSRKASTYESRLEELHKRSVHHDDHLRLIDAWWRQVLEEMELLSDSEITSTTPSDPPYLSGVTFKDLHEFQKHLSDKGKTIKSRAEALLGRLASSRGKIDPDAAALENKVASLLATQKEYLFKLDRLKSEKDQLSEQLNAATLRYFKAEKKLDRAKSFQVQKLEQQAFANATRPSASGDGSAEAGETNGNAGELLLKYEEATAAATKQKEQLDVILAEIKTLQDENSTLKAKRETLTDEDFIRTDVFKQFKNQNEDLIKRINTLEATNKQLREEAEKLQAERSMFRTQLEADANQVTQELEAEIISRDQDLARVRSARDELLAETTQHKARLEQDRASIDQVKALASAKEDRITALEAKLSRLQPNEDQQAIRPDIEALTIDELRLHYTKLERDFNSINTEFPAMEKAYKKIIQIAQKKAMDTSAAEERMAILIAEKSKADQKYFAARKDADTRNNEIRSLRHQNSKSSEIIAQLKDLESQNRTLLGNLDKQLTDLKQANAALMTENKKMETASLDALRRTESLNKQVADLTNLVKSKDAASAVVRERNTMQETEVEKMKVRLEHTQKDRDNWKNKALSNASEEEEMLRVSDPRKQS; from the exons ATGCCTCTTACAACCACGCCCTCTGCCTCCCCTCGCCCATCCACAGTCTCAAAGATGGAGGATAGGAAACGGCCTGCCATCAGCAGTGCCGATGATATAGCCCCTCCGAGCAAGCGAGTTGCCGTCAATGGCTCCAAGGCTAAAGATGACTCTTCCGACATGAAGGAGGAGAGTTGGATCGAG GCCTACACAAAGGGCGCCATCTACCGGCAGATGCAAGAATATAGTCGAAAGGCTTCTACGTACGAGTCACGCCTCGAGGAACTTCACAAAAGATCTGTCCATCATGACGACCACTTGAGACTTATCGATGCTTGGTGGCGACAG GTGCTTGAGGAAATGGAGCTTCTTTCAGACTCGGAGATCACTTCTACAACACCATCCG ATCCTCCTTATCTGAGTGGCGTGACTTTCAAGGATCTTCATGAATTCCAGAAACATCTATCCGACAAAGGCAAGACGATCAAATCCAGAGCTGAAGCACTCCTCGGACGATTGGCCTCTTCGCGAGGCAAGATTGACCCCGACGCTGCTGCGCTGGAGAATAAGGTTGCAAGTCTGCTGGCAACACAAAAGGAATACTTGTTCAAACTGGACCGTTTGAAGAGTGAAAAGGACCAGCTGTCTGAACAACTGAATGCTGCGACTTTGCGATATTTCAAAGCGGAGAAGAAACTAGACCGCGCCAAAAGCTTTCAGGTGCAGAAGCTAGAACAACAAGCATTTGCTAATGCCACTCGCCCTTCTGCATCTGGCGATGGGAGTGCTGAGGCCGGCGAAACAAATGGCAATGCGGGTGAACTGTTGCTCAAGTATGAAGAGGCAACTGCAGCTGCTACCAAGCAAAAGGAACAACTCGACGTCATCCTGGCTGAAATCAAGACCCTTCAGGACGAGAACTCGACTCTTAAAGCGAAGAGGGAGACCTTAACCGATGAAGACTTCATTCGGACCGACGTTTTCAAACAATTCAAAAACCAGAACGAGGATCTCATCAAACGTATAAACACCCTTGAAGCTACAAACAAACAGCTGCGAGAAGAAGCCGAAAAACTACAAGCAGAGCGGTCGATGTTCAGAACTCAGCTTGAAGCAGACGCAAATCAGGTGACACAGGAActtgaagctgagatcatTTCCAGAGATCAAGATCTTGCCCGAGTGCGATCGGCGCGCGATGAATTGCTGGCCGAAACTACGCAACACAAGGCAAGATTAGAACAGGACCGGGCATCAATCGATCAAGTCAAGGCTCTGGCGTCTGCCAAAGAGGATAGAATTACGGCTTTGGAAGCAAAACTTTCACGCCTTCAACCGAACGAGGACCAGCAAGCTATTCGCCCGGATATCGAGGCATTGACAATTGATGAGCTTCGTCTGCACTACACAAAATTGGAACGGGATTTCAACTCTATCAACACTGAATTCCCGGCTATGGAAAAGGCATACAAGAAAATAATTCAAATTGCTCAAAAGAAAGCGATGGATACCAGTGCTGCAGAGGAACGCATGGCAATACTAATTGCAGAGAAGAGTAAAGCTGACCAGAAATACTTTGCCGCGCGAAAGGACGCAGATACACGCAACAACGAGATTCGATCATTGCGGCACCAGAACAGCAAGAGTTCGGAAATCATCGCCCAGCTAAAGGACCTCGAATCGCAGAACCGTACCCTACTGGGTAATTTGGATAAACAGTTAACCGATTTGAAACAAGCAAATGCCGCCCTGATGAcggagaacaagaagatggaaaCAGCAAGCCTCGATGCTCTCCGCCGTACTGAATCTCTGAACAAGCAAGTTGCTGACCTGACAAACCTGGTCAAATCTAAAGATGCGGCTTCTGCTGTGGTTCGTGAGCGCAACACGATGCAAGAGACTGAggtggagaagatgaaggtaCGCCTCGAGCATACACAGAAAGATCGCGACAATTGGAAGAATAAGGCATTGAGCAATGcgtctgaagaagaagaaatgtTACGGGTAAGTGATCCAAGAAAACAATCCTGA
- a CDS encoding E3 ubiquitin-protein ligase BRE1, producing the protein MQEYSRKASTYESRLEELHKRSVHHDDHLRLIDAWWRQVLEEMELLSDSEITSTTPSDPPYLSGVTFKDLHEFQKHLSDKGKTIKSRAEALLGRLASSRGKIDPDAAALENKVASLLATQKEYLFKLDRLKSEKDQLSEQLNAATLRYFKAEKKLDRAKSFQVQKLEQQAFANATRPSASGDGSAEAGETNGNAGELLLKYEEATAAATKQKEQLDVILAEIKTLQDENSTLKAKRETLTDEDFIRTDVFKQFKNQNEDLIKRINTLEATNKQLREEAEKLQAERSMFRTQLEADANQVTQELEAEIISRDQDLARVRSARDELLAETTQHKARLEQDRASIDQVKALASAKEDRITALEAKLSRLQPNEDQQAIRPDIEALTIDELRLHYTKLERDFNSINTEFPAMEKAYKKIIQIAQKKAMDTSAAEERMAILIAEKSKADQKYFAARKDADTRNNEIRSLRHQNSKSSEIIAQLKDLESQNRTLLGNLDKQLTDLKQANAALMTENKKMETASLDALRRTESLNKQVADLTNLVKSKDAASAVVRERNTMQETEVEKMKVRLEHTQKDRDNWKNKALSNASEEEEMLRVSDPRKQS; encoded by the exons ATGCAAGAATATAGTCGAAAGGCTTCTACGTACGAGTCACGCCTCGAGGAACTTCACAAAAGATCTGTCCATCATGACGACCACTTGAGACTTATCGATGCTTGGTGGCGACAG GTGCTTGAGGAAATGGAGCTTCTTTCAGACTCGGAGATCACTTCTACAACACCATCCG ATCCTCCTTATCTGAGTGGCGTGACTTTCAAGGATCTTCATGAATTCCAGAAACATCTATCCGACAAAGGCAAGACGATCAAATCCAGAGCTGAAGCACTCCTCGGACGATTGGCCTCTTCGCGAGGCAAGATTGACCCCGACGCTGCTGCGCTGGAGAATAAGGTTGCAAGTCTGCTGGCAACACAAAAGGAATACTTGTTCAAACTGGACCGTTTGAAGAGTGAAAAGGACCAGCTGTCTGAACAACTGAATGCTGCGACTTTGCGATATTTCAAAGCGGAGAAGAAACTAGACCGCGCCAAAAGCTTTCAGGTGCAGAAGCTAGAACAACAAGCATTTGCTAATGCCACTCGCCCTTCTGCATCTGGCGATGGGAGTGCTGAGGCCGGCGAAACAAATGGCAATGCGGGTGAACTGTTGCTCAAGTATGAAGAGGCAACTGCAGCTGCTACCAAGCAAAAGGAACAACTCGACGTCATCCTGGCTGAAATCAAGACCCTTCAGGACGAGAACTCGACTCTTAAAGCGAAGAGGGAGACCTTAACCGATGAAGACTTCATTCGGACCGACGTTTTCAAACAATTCAAAAACCAGAACGAGGATCTCATCAAACGTATAAACACCCTTGAAGCTACAAACAAACAGCTGCGAGAAGAAGCCGAAAAACTACAAGCAGAGCGGTCGATGTTCAGAACTCAGCTTGAAGCAGACGCAAATCAGGTGACACAGGAActtgaagctgagatcatTTCCAGAGATCAAGATCTTGCCCGAGTGCGATCGGCGCGCGATGAATTGCTGGCCGAAACTACGCAACACAAGGCAAGATTAGAACAGGACCGGGCATCAATCGATCAAGTCAAGGCTCTGGCGTCTGCCAAAGAGGATAGAATTACGGCTTTGGAAGCAAAACTTTCACGCCTTCAACCGAACGAGGACCAGCAAGCTATTCGCCCGGATATCGAGGCATTGACAATTGATGAGCTTCGTCTGCACTACACAAAATTGGAACGGGATTTCAACTCTATCAACACTGAATTCCCGGCTATGGAAAAGGCATACAAGAAAATAATTCAAATTGCTCAAAAGAAAGCGATGGATACCAGTGCTGCAGAGGAACGCATGGCAATACTAATTGCAGAGAAGAGTAAAGCTGACCAGAAATACTTTGCCGCGCGAAAGGACGCAGATACACGCAACAACGAGATTCGATCATTGCGGCACCAGAACAGCAAGAGTTCGGAAATCATCGCCCAGCTAAAGGACCTCGAATCGCAGAACCGTACCCTACTGGGTAATTTGGATAAACAGTTAACCGATTTGAAACAAGCAAATGCCGCCCTGATGAcggagaacaagaagatggaaaCAGCAAGCCTCGATGCTCTCCGCCGTACTGAATCTCTGAACAAGCAAGTTGCTGACCTGACAAACCTGGTCAAATCTAAAGATGCGGCTTCTGCTGTGGTTCGTGAGCGCAACACGATGCAAGAGACTGAggtggagaagatgaaggtaCGCCTCGAGCATACACAGAAAGATCGCGACAATTGGAAGAATAAGGCATTGAGCAATGcgtctgaagaagaagaaatgtTACGGGTAAGTGATCCAAGAAAACAATCCTGA
- a CDS encoding UV excision repair protein Rad23: MKVTFKDLKQQKFTLDVEPSELISAVKEKISAEKGWEPKLQKLIYSGKILKDEETVGSYNIEEKGFVVCMVNKPKPKPEPKAAESSAPPATPAQAVANTPAAPAAPAHSSSHQTAVPATPTPQRSVDAGTGAQAEEPSGLAMGSQRTEAIANMEAMGFERSQIEAAMRAAFNNPDRAVEYLLNGIPDNIRQEQQQREAAPAAPASQPAQPAASAQGASDEGGVNLFDLAAQRGGSGGRGGNGGNQAAAAAAAAAAAGQGGDLGNLDFLRHNAQFQQLRQVVQQQPQMLEPILQQLGAGNPQLAELIATNPDQFLQLLGEYADDDTPLPPGAQAISVTEEERDAIERLCRLGFDRDQAIQAYFACDKNEELAANFLFDQPEDDEPAPNNNN, encoded by the exons ATGAAGGTCACCTTCAAG GATCTCAAGCAACAAAAGTTTACCCTCGACGTCGAGCCTTCTGAGCTG ATTTCTGCCGTCAAAGAAAAGATCTCAGCTGAGAAAGGATGGGAACCcaagctgcagaagctgatCTACTCTG GCAAGATTctgaaggatgaagagactGTTGGCTCCTACAACATTGAGGAGAAGGGTTTTGTGGTCTGTATGGTGAACAAG CCTAAGCCCAAGCCCGAACCCAAGGCGGCCGAATCCAGTGCTCCTCCTGCCACACCCGCCCAGGCTGTTGCCAACACACCTGCAGCCCCTGCGGCCCCTGCgcattcttcatctcatcagaCTGCTGTCCCCGCGACACCTACTCCTCAGCGCTCTGTGGATGCTGGAACTGGTGCTCAAGCTGAGGAGCCTTCTGGCCTTGCTATGGGATCCCAGCGCACCGAGGCGATCGCAAACATGGAGGCCATGGGCTTTGAAAGAAGCCAGATCGAAGCGGCCATGCGCGCTGCCTTCAACAACCCTGACCGTGCTGTCGAGTATCTTCTTAAT GGCATTCCCGACAATATCcgacaagagcagcagcagcgtGAGGCGGCTCCCGCGGCTCCTGCTTCACAACCAGCTCAACCCGCCGCTTCCGCCCAAGGTGCCTCTGATGAGGGTGGCGTGAATTTGTTCGATCTTGCTGCTCAACGTGGAGGTTCTGGtggccgaggaggaaatgGAGGGAACCAGGCGGCGGCAGCCGCAGcagctgctgcagctgctggACAAGGTGGCGATTTGGGTAACCTCGACTTTCTGCGACACAATGCTCAATTCCAGCAACTCCGCCAGGTTGTTCAGCAACAACCGCAGATGCTCGAGCCAAtccttcagcagcttggaGCCGGCAATCCTCAATTGGCCGAGTTGATTGCTACAAATCCAGACCAATTTCTCCAGCTCCTCGGTGAATATGCCGATGACGACACTCCCCTACCCCCTGGGGCTCAGGCCATTTCGGTCACTGAGGAGGAACGAGATGCTATCGAGAGG TTGTGCCGCCTAGGATTCGATAGAGATCAGGCCATTCAGGCTTATTTTGCCTGCGACAAGAACGAAGAACTAGCTGCTAACTTCCTCTTTGACCAACCGGAGGATGACGAGCCTGCccccaacaacaacaactaA
- a CDS encoding UV excision repair protein Rad23 yields MVNKPKPKPEPKAAESSAPPATPAQAVANTPAAPAAPAHSSSHQTAVPATPTPQRSVDAGTGAQAEEPSGLAMGSQRTEAIANMEAMGFERSQIEAAMRAAFNNPDRAVEYLLNGIPDNIRQEQQQREAAPAAPASQPAQPAASAQGASDEGGVNLFDLAAQRGGSGGRGGNGGNQAAAAAAAAAAAGQGGDLGNLDFLRHNAQFQQLRQVVQQQPQMLEPILQQLGAGNPQLAELIATNPDQFLQLLGEYADDDTPLPPGAQAISVTEEERDAIERLCRLGFDRDQAIQAYFACDKNEELAANFLFDQPEDDEPAPNNNN; encoded by the exons ATGGTGAACAAG CCTAAGCCCAAGCCCGAACCCAAGGCGGCCGAATCCAGTGCTCCTCCTGCCACACCCGCCCAGGCTGTTGCCAACACACCTGCAGCCCCTGCGGCCCCTGCgcattcttcatctcatcagaCTGCTGTCCCCGCGACACCTACTCCTCAGCGCTCTGTGGATGCTGGAACTGGTGCTCAAGCTGAGGAGCCTTCTGGCCTTGCTATGGGATCCCAGCGCACCGAGGCGATCGCAAACATGGAGGCCATGGGCTTTGAAAGAAGCCAGATCGAAGCGGCCATGCGCGCTGCCTTCAACAACCCTGACCGTGCTGTCGAGTATCTTCTTAAT GGCATTCCCGACAATATCcgacaagagcagcagcagcgtGAGGCGGCTCCCGCGGCTCCTGCTTCACAACCAGCTCAACCCGCCGCTTCCGCCCAAGGTGCCTCTGATGAGGGTGGCGTGAATTTGTTCGATCTTGCTGCTCAACGTGGAGGTTCTGGtggccgaggaggaaatgGAGGGAACCAGGCGGCGGCAGCCGCAGcagctgctgcagctgctggACAAGGTGGCGATTTGGGTAACCTCGACTTTCTGCGACACAATGCTCAATTCCAGCAACTCCGCCAGGTTGTTCAGCAACAACCGCAGATGCTCGAGCCAAtccttcagcagcttggaGCCGGCAATCCTCAATTGGCCGAGTTGATTGCTACAAATCCAGACCAATTTCTCCAGCTCCTCGGTGAATATGCCGATGACGACACTCCCCTACCCCCTGGGGCTCAGGCCATTTCGGTCACTGAGGAGGAACGAGATGCTATCGAGAGG TTGTGCCGCCTAGGATTCGATAGAGATCAGGCCATTCAGGCTTATTTTGCCTGCGACAAGAACGAAGAACTAGCTGCTAACTTCCTCTTTGACCAACCGGAGGATGACGAGCCTGCccccaacaacaacaactaA
- a CDS encoding cryptochrome, whose translation MAKPRVIYWFRTDLRLHDSPALKAALDLDPAVLWPIFTWDPHYVYRARGGLNRWQFLLDCQNDLSRSISQVNPKSKLFVLREAPQTLFPKLFKAWKVTHLVFEKDTDSYGRERDGVVVQAAKDAGVEVLVRSGRTLWDSDQIVEKHGGKPTMSITQLQTAGSKLGEIRKPIPAPKHLPDPGDMPVNFEQDEPSTKPDFNAGFRTEGDKAYTRIAGPNDDFAIETMEELGFPPATTPHRGGETRALKELNKLIADKKYTATFQKPKTNPAQFEPQATTLLSPFLHFGALSVRLFYWRVREIVDSYGKGASTPPESLIGQLLFRDMYFAAQAALGYVFSQTANNPYCRFIPWHLPSKRDSETGLITGEYHIDSEEAEIWFRRWRVGMTGFPWIDALMRQLKDEGWIHHLGRHAVACFLTRGGCYIDWERGCEVFEEWLIDHEPACNAGNWQWLSCTAFFSQYFRCYSPIAFGQKWDKEGNFIRRYVPELKNMDSKYIYEPWKAPLPDQKKAGVRIKGDGVEQYRGGNISKTNV comes from the exons atggcaaaACCTCGTGTGATTTATTGGTTCCGAACAGATTTGCGACTTCACGATTCACCTGCTCTCAAAGCGGCTTTAGACCTTGACCCAGCTGTTCTTTGGCCTATCTTTACGTGGGATCCTCATTACGTATACCGAGCGAGAGGAGGCCTTAATAGATGGCAGTTTCT CCTGGATTGCCAGAATGACCTCTCCCGATCTATTTCACAGGTGAACCCCAAGTCAAAACTCTTTGTTCTCAGAGAAGCACCACAAACTCTGTTTCCCAAACTCTTCAAGGCATGGAAGGTCACTCACCTGGTCTTCGAAAAAGACACAGACAGTTATGGTCGCGAGAGAGATGGCGTTGTTGTCCAGGCGGCTAAAGATGCCGGTGTCGAAGTACTTGTCCGTTCGGGCAGGACGTTGTGGGATAGTGACCAGATAGTCGAGAAGCATGGCGGAAAGCCAACAATGTCTATCACGCAGCTTCAAACTGCAGGGAGCAAGCTTGGTGAGATCCGGAAACCCATTCCTGCTCCCAAGCATCTTCCGGATCCAGGAGACATGCCCGTCAACTTTGAGCAGGACGAACCGAGTACCAAGCCAGATTTCAATGCAGGATTCCGAACAGAAGGAGATAAAGCTTATACCAGGATAGCGGGGCCAAACGATGACTTTGCCATTGAAACAATGGAGGAACTGGGCTTCCCACCTGCGACCACACCCCATCGTGGAGGAGAAACGCGAGCGTTGAAAGAACTCAACAAGCTAATTGCAGACAAGAAATACACTGCAACTTTCCAGAAACCCAAAACGAATCCAGCTCAATTCGAGCCACAAGCTACCACTCTCCTCTCGCCATTTTTGCACTTCGGGGCGCTTTCTGTGCGTTTGTTCTACTGGCGAGTAAGGGAAATCGTCGATTCCTATGGAAAGGGTGCTTCAACCCCCCCCGAAAGTCTCATTGGCCAACTACTTTTCAGAGACATGTACTTTGCCGCTCAAGCTGCTTTGGGTTATGTCTTCTCGCAGACGGCGAACAATCCGTATTGTCGTTTCATTCCCTGGCACTTGCCCTCCAAGAGAGATTCGGAAACGGGACTCATTACTGGAGAGTATCACATTGACTCTGAGGAGGCAGAGATCTGGTTTAGAAGATGGAGAGTTGGAATGACTGGGTTCCCCTGGATAGATGCCTTGATGAGACAGCTAAAAGATGAAGGCTGGATACACCACCTGGGACGACATGCGGTTGCCTGCTTTCTGACAAGGGGCGGTTGCTATATCGACTGGGAGCGAGGTTGTGAGGTCTTCGAGGAATGGCTCATAGACCATGAGCCGGCTTGTAATGCTGGCAACTGGCAGTGGCTGTCTTGTACAGCCTTCTTTTCCCAGTACTTCCGTTGCTATAGCCCGATAGCCTTTGGCCAGAAGTGGGACAAGGAAGGAAATTTCATCCGTCGTTATGTGCCAGAGCTCAAAAATATGGACTCCAAGTACATCTACGAGCCGTGGAAAGCCCCTCTTCCGGATCAGAAAAAGGCAGGTGTCCGCATAAAGGGCGATGGGGTTGAACAGTACCGAGGAGGGAACATATCCAAAACCAATGTTTGA
- a CDS encoding cryptochrome yields the protein MKTAYQVGLHGNDGQALDGTWRKLFPTSRGEIQGDIESDNGEHADYADDEGDREDNEAKEKGEGIKSIENGDRAMSKRSGRRHSNENTTKKQKT from the coding sequence ATGAAGACTGCATATCAGGTTGGCCTTCATGGGAATGATGGCCAGGCGCTTGATGGAACATGGCGCAAACTCTTTCCTACCAGCCGTGGGGAGATTCAAGGCGATATTGAGAGTGATAATGGCGAGCACGCTGATTATGCAGACGATGAAGGGGATCGTGAGGATAATGAGGCAAAGGAGAAAGGCGAAGGAATAAAGTCTATCGAAAATGGGGATCGAGCAATGAGTAAACGGAGCGGTAGACGGCACAGCAACGAGAATACCACAAAAAAGCAGAAGACATGA